Proteins encoded by one window of Gemmatimonadaceae bacterium:
- a CDS encoding nuclear transport factor 2 family protein — translation MKKRFRTRLPRVILLAAPMFLGAQSVLRPAFVLAQSQVSGNSVDSAAVATVVNRYHTALATGDSAAALALLAPDVMILESGGVETRAEYRSHHLAGDIAFAKGVAGVRAPLKIHIVGDVAWTVGTSTTQGQYKTRTINSVGAESMVLSRTRDGWRIRSIHWSSRNKTAR, via the coding sequence ATGAAAAAACGCTTCCGCACGCGACTCCCTCGCGTCATCCTTCTTGCCGCGCCGATGTTTCTTGGCGCGCAGTCAGTCCTTCGTCCGGCTTTTGTGCTGGCGCAAAGCCAGGTCAGTGGAAACAGCGTCGACTCCGCTGCGGTTGCGACGGTCGTCAACAGGTATCACACCGCGCTTGCGACGGGCGACAGCGCGGCTGCGCTTGCGCTCCTGGCTCCAGATGTAATGATTCTTGAAAGCGGCGGCGTGGAAACACGGGCGGAGTATCGGTCCCACCATCTTGCGGGAGACATCGCTTTTGCAAAAGGTGTGGCGGGTGTTCGCGCACCCCTGAAGATCCACATTGTGGGCGACGTTGCGTGGACGGTGGGGACGAGTACTACTCAAGGTCAGTACAAAACGCGGACAATCAACTCCGTTGGTGCCGAGTCGATGGTGCTTTCCCGAACCCGGGACGGCTGGAGAATTCGATCCATTCACTGGTCGTCCCGAAACAAGACGGCTCGTTGA